In the genome of bacterium, the window GCAAGGCGCGCCTGGTGATGCCCTGGAATTTTCAGCCTCTGCAGGTGGCTCGGCATACATTTTCGGCAAAGACAAGGTCGTGGTTGATGTTGTGGAAACATATTCCTATGCCACCGATACTCCGGATTTCTGGCGCCGTGAGCACCAATTCTATCCGCGGCATGGCGGACGGTTCACCGGTGAGCCGGCTTACTTCAAGCACATCTATAATGCCGGACAAGGGATATTGAAGAAAAGCGGTCTTAAACCGGCTGATTTCAAGTATGCGATCTTCCATATGCCCAATGGGAAGTTTCCCATGAGTGTCGGCAAAAAGCTCGGGTTCACGAAACAGCAGATTGAACCCGGATGGATAGTTCCTTTCATGGGAAATACGTATTCAGGCTCTTCTCCTACCGGTCTTTCCGCGGTCCTTGATGTGGCTCAACCCAATGACATGATCTATCTCGTTTCGTTCGGGTCCGGCGCGGGCAGCGATGCTTTTGTCTTCAAGGTCACCGAATTGATCAATGAAGTGCGCGATCGTGCTGACAAGTTAAAGGACATGCTGGAGAATAACCGGATCTACCTTGACTACGGGCAATATGCCAAACATCGCGGCAAGATAATCATGGCGGAATAGTTACAAATCCTAAATCCGAAATACTAAACAAATGCTATCGGAAAAAACGTCTTACGTTATACGTCCTGGCTGCCCGTATCGTTATACGGCGTTGTTATACGGTACTGGATCGTCCCTGACGACAAACGAAGAACGATACGAGCGGCGATGCCGAATAACGAATAACAAGATACCAATGGTTTAGGATTTCGATATTAGGATTTAGAATTTCCCAATGAAGGAGGTTTTATGCGTGAGGTTGTAGTAATCGGCATCGGGATGACAAAATTCGGCGAACTATGGACAAAATCCCTCCGCGATATATACGTCGAAGCAGCGCTGAAAGCGATAAAGGACGCCGGTGTTGACAGGATCGATTCGTTATATGTCGGCAGCATGACACCAGGGCTTTTCGTCGGACAGGAGCACATCGGTGCTTTAATGGCCGATTATCTGGGGTCGGCACCGGTACCAGGGGTGCGGATCGAATCTGCCTGCGCATCCGGCGGTTTTGCCTTCCGACAGGGGTTCTTCGAAGTAGCATCGGGCATGAGCGATATCGTCCTGGTTGGCGGCGTTGAGAAGATGAACGACGGCGCGGATGTCACATACGCGCTGTCTACCGCTGCTGATCAGGAATACGAATGTTATCAGGGTATCACTTTTCCCGGTCTATACGCGATGATCGCCAATGCATACTTTGCCAAGTATGGGGCATCGCGCAAGCACCTGGCAATGGTTGCCGTTAAAAACCATCACAACGGGTCCATGAATCCGAATGCCCAGTTTCCGGTGGAAATTACGGTCGATGACGTGCTTAAGGCGACGATGGTGGCTGATCCGATAACCGTTATGGACAGTTCACCGGTTTCGGATGGCGCAGCGTGTGCAATCCTGACGACACTAGATATTGCGAAAAAAATAAAGAAACCGGCAATAAAAGTGATCGGTTCGGGCGCTGCCTCTGATACACTTGCTTTGCACCAGCGCGACGATATCCTTGATCTTAAAGCCATCCGCGTGGCTGCTGAGCGCGCCTATAAAATGGCCGGATTGAAGCCCGAGGATATCAGTTTTGCCGAGGTCCATGATTGTTTTACGATCGCGGAGTTGTGCATAATCGAAGAGCTCGGATTCGCGAAGAAAGGGAAGGGCGCGGAATCCACGGAAAAGGGCGAAACGGCATTGACCGGCAGGATCCCGATCAATACTTCAGGCGGGCTCAAATCCAAAGGGCACCCCGTAGGCGCGACCGGGATCGCGCAAATAGTCGAAGTGGTGGAACAATTGCGCGGTACAGCCGGAAAACGCCAGGTAAAAAATGCCAAGATCGGGTTGACGCAGAACATGGGTGGCTCGGGCGCGTCGAGCGTGGTACACATCCTTCAGGTTGTTTGACGACCCATGCGCTGGGAGCAACCGCGTGGGCTTTATGATAATCATGAATAGAAATACTAAATTCGAAATCCGAAATCCTAAACAATTTCGAATGACCAAAATTCTAAATATATCCCCCCCACCTCAATCCTCCCCCTCGAGGGGGGAGGGAAAGGGAGGGGGTGTGTTTGGAGCATTGGGATTTTGGATTTATTTAGGATTTAGATATTAGGATTTAGGGTTTTCCATAAAGGAGGTATAATGCCTTCACCGAGATACCGACGCGAGATGCCGCAGCGGTACCGTCTGGAAGCGGCAAAATGCAAATCTTGCGGCAAGATATTCTTTCCGCCAAGGTTGATCTGTTCAAAGTGCAAATCGCAGGAATTCGTTCCGGTCCGACTTTCCGATCATGGCAAGATCATTACGTACACGATCATCAGGGTAGCCCCGGACCAATTCAATACCCAGGTGCCGTACAGCGTCGCGATCGTTGAACTGAAGGACGGAGTGAGGATCACAACTCAGGTCGTGGACTGCCGCCCTGAGGATGTGGCGATCGGCAGAACCGTGAAACTCGTATTCAGAAAAATCCAGCAGGAAGGACATGCCGGGATCATCTGCTACGGGTACAAGGCAGTATTAGTATAAATTCTAAATACGAAATCCGAAACTCCGCTTCGTGTCGAATACTCAGCATGAGACATAAACAATAGCTAATGACCAAAATTCTAAAAATATCCCCCACCTCAATCCTCCCCCTTGAGGGGGGAGGGAAAGGGAGAGGGTATGTTTGGAACATTAGGATTTTGAATTTGTTTAGAATTTAGAAATTTAGCCAAAGGGAGTCTATGTATAAAATTGAATCCAAGATAAGAACAGACAGCACCGACTTCAGGGAGAATGCTGCCGCCAGTGAACAGGCCGTACAGATTCTGAAAGACAGGCTGGCCATAGTAAAAAGGGGCGGTCCCGATTACATGCATAAGAAGCACAAGGACAGAGGGAAAATGTTCGTTCGGGAACGGCTTTCGCTGCTGCTCGACCACGGGACACCGTTCCTCGAATTAAGTACGCTCGCAGCATGGGACCTTTATGATAATGAACACCCGGGAGCCGCGATCGTTACCGGGATCGGAGTGGTGAACAACCGCGAGGTCATGATCGTGGCCCATGATGCTACGGTCAAGGGTGGTACTTATGTTCCCGAAACTATAAAAAAACATATTCGCGCACAGGAGATCGCGATTGACAATCGCC includes:
- a CDS encoding hydroxymethylglutaryl-CoA synthase, producing the protein MIGIVGYGSYLPRYRIKVEDIAHQWGRDADTIKKGLQLKEKTVPGMDEDTITISVEAAKNALKRAGIDPEKIGAVYVGSESHPYAVKPSATTVAEVLGIVPEVHIASFEFACKAGTEAMFVAYGLVKAGLMEYAMGIGTDTSQGAPGDALEFSASAGGSAYIFGKDKVVVDVVETYSYATDTPDFWRREHQFYPRHGGRFTGEPAYFKHIYNAGQGILKKSGLKPADFKYAIFHMPNGKFPMSVGKKLGFTKQQIEPGWIVPFMGNTYSGSSPTGLSAVLDVAQPNDMIYLVSFGSGAGSDAFVFKVTELINEVRDRADKLKDMLENNRIYLDYGQYAKHRGKIIMAE
- a CDS encoding thiolase domain-containing protein; its protein translation is MREVVVIGIGMTKFGELWTKSLRDIYVEAALKAIKDAGVDRIDSLYVGSMTPGLFVGQEHIGALMADYLGSAPVPGVRIESACASGGFAFRQGFFEVASGMSDIVLVGGVEKMNDGADVTYALSTAADQEYECYQGITFPGLYAMIANAYFAKYGASRKHLAMVAVKNHHNGSMNPNAQFPVEITVDDVLKATMVADPITVMDSSPVSDGAACAILTTLDIAKKIKKPAIKVIGSGAASDTLALHQRDDILDLKAIRVAAERAYKMAGLKPEDISFAEVHDCFTIAELCIIEELGFAKKGKGAESTEKGETALTGRIPINTSGGLKSKGHPVGATGIAQIVEVVEQLRGTAGKRQVKNAKIGLTQNMGGSGASSVVHILQVV
- a CDS encoding Zn-ribbon domain-containing OB-fold protein → MPSPRYRREMPQRYRLEAAKCKSCGKIFFPPRLICSKCKSQEFVPVRLSDHGKIITYTIIRVAPDQFNTQVPYSVAIVELKDGVRITTQVVDCRPEDVAIGRTVKLVFRKIQQEGHAGIICYGYKAVLV